Proteins encoded within one genomic window of Flavobacterium gilvum:
- a CDS encoding RagB/SusD family nutrient uptake outer membrane protein produces the protein MKKIFKYIGLPVLAAGLLWSCENLDVPITTQLTPDVFPQNSAQYIQTSGAVYAAFRGDLAFSWWNSQSLTTDESIMPARAGNWFDNRAYACQHYHDWTADNGVGPWDWAEKVIGTSNQTIAILDKTMPSGAEKSTMISELKTMRAISYFMMMDSYGGVPLDTVYGEFSSKSRASRVEVFNFIEKELKKAIPNLNPASGITTYGRPNKQTANAMLAKLYLNAEVYTGTQRYNDCVAACDAVINSGLYAIEPRASYLQMFYPNNGPQMKEFIFAVPFDPSAATVGYNGQMYHSRYDVPRSERAKFGLAFTPSAPRSTLASFYAYFNDANDIRNKQWLTGLQFMNDGVTPVMVTTTKKGYDQFYTGADGGATYTYQVNLTPDIVLRQNPALFDCGNDEIAWNMGYRNIKFYPDASSTSRNQNNDVPFLRYSDVILMKAEAILRGGNATLGQTALSLVNMVRSNRSTSAAWTAVTLDDLYKERSREFAWEAWHRNDMIRFGKYEGQWGFKTNSETYRRIFPIPTYAKALNPNLGQNPGY, from the coding sequence ATGAAAAAAATATTCAAATATATAGGACTTCCAGTACTTGCAGCCGGTTTATTATGGTCTTGCGAAAATCTTGATGTGCCAATTACAACACAACTTACACCAGATGTATTCCCTCAAAATTCGGCACAGTATATTCAAACATCTGGCGCTGTATATGCTGCTTTTCGTGGAGATTTAGCTTTTTCCTGGTGGAATTCACAATCATTAACCACAGATGAGTCCATTATGCCTGCACGTGCCGGAAACTGGTTTGACAATAGAGCTTATGCTTGTCAGCATTATCATGACTGGACGGCAGATAATGGCGTTGGTCCGTGGGATTGGGCAGAAAAAGTTATTGGAACAAGTAATCAGACCATTGCAATTTTAGATAAAACGATGCCTAGTGGTGCAGAAAAATCTACAATGATTTCTGAATTGAAAACAATGCGTGCCATTTCTTATTTCATGATGATGGACTCTTATGGAGGTGTGCCATTGGATACGGTTTATGGTGAATTTAGTTCTAAATCCAGAGCTAGTAGAGTTGAAGTTTTTAATTTCATTGAAAAAGAATTAAAAAAGGCTATTCCTAATCTAAATCCTGCATCAGGAATAACAACATACGGCCGACCAAATAAACAAACAGCAAATGCTATGCTTGCCAAGTTGTATTTGAATGCTGAGGTTTATACTGGAACACAACGATATAATGATTGTGTTGCGGCCTGCGATGCTGTAATTAATTCCGGATTGTATGCTATTGAACCAAGAGCTTCATACCTTCAAATGTTTTATCCAAACAATGGTCCGCAAATGAAAGAGTTCATTTTTGCAGTACCTTTTGATCCTTCTGCAGCCACAGTAGGTTACAATGGACAAATGTACCACTCACGTTATGATGTGCCACGTTCAGAAAGAGCTAAGTTTGGTCTTGCTTTTACGCCGAGTGCGCCTAGAAGTACTCTGGCTTCATTCTATGCTTATTTCAATGATGCTAATGATATTCGTAACAAGCAATGGTTGACTGGTTTGCAATTTATGAATGATGGTGTTACTCCAGTAATGGTTACTACTACAAAGAAAGGGTATGACCAATTTTATACTGGTGCAGATGGTGGAGCTACTTATACCTATCAGGTAAATTTAACACCAGATATTGTACTTCGTCAGAATCCTGCTTTGTTTGACTGTGGGAATGATGAAATTGCCTGGAATATGGGGTACAGAAATATTAAATTTTACCCAGATGCTAGTTCAACAAGCCGTAACCAGAATAATGACGTACCATTTTTGCGCTATTCAGATGTTATTTTGATGAAAGCTGAGGCCATTCTTCGTGGAGGAAATGCTACTTTGGGACAAACGGCTCTTTCGTTGGTAAACATGGTTCGTTCCAATCGCTCAACTTCTGCTGCATGGACAGCCGTAACATTAGATGATTTGTACAAAGAAAGAAGCCGTGAATTTGCTTGGGAAGCATGGCATAGAAATGACATGATCCGTTTTGGTAAATATGAAGGACAATGGGGATTCAAAACGAATTCGGAAACATACCGTCGTATTTTCCCTATTCCAACTTATGCTAAGGCTTTGAATCCTAATTTGGGTCAAAATCCTGGGTATTAG
- a CDS encoding GH92 family glycosyl hydrolase, translating into MKFDKIYKIGRIGIGICLVFQVSCKAVKTASLPNNQLVDKVYPLLDTENSRWFYFSSASRPFGMVNLSPDTQINGDWGCGYKYKTDTVKGFSHVHEWQLSGVSVMPVTVSKENEKSIFKDFYSKFSHETEKITPGYHFLILDRYQIKAELTSTKRVGFHRYTFPVNDQKAILFNLNTILGPTDNTNGLLEKNNDYELSGSLVLSTNFRRPKPLTVFYKVKFNAPIASVERDSTTGNFLVHFGKSDKKILMKVGISYTSVENASINIQEELPHWDFDKVVKESRNEWNNLLGRIKVEGGTETDQRRFYTDLWHALQGRKMISDVNGAYPDNTGEKFRIGQLPLDEKGKPKFNQYNSDSFWGAQWTINTLWGLVYPEIMDEFVHSLMQYYKDGGMIPRGPSGGNDTYVMTGASTTPFLVTAIQKGIVKDDLESIYEALKKNHMLNGIMGKAGYEHKTNSGGGLKYYLEKGFVPYPNPDGNFGSHQDGAGLTLEYAYEDWTLAQLAKKLNHQEDYNYFMSRSRNYQNVFDKTVGWMRPKNVDGKWLENFDPYLYENGFVESNSAQTTWFVPHDIEGLAVLMGGKEKATEKLNTQFETARKLKFTSGTSHEAELHPELSRIPINFGNQPSIQTTFIFNKLGRPDLTQYWTRNVVKETFSGLNPETGYNGDEDQGLMGSLNVLLKIGLFQMNGGTDENPEYQIGSPLFNKVSIELNPKYYSGRNFVIESANNSPSNIYINKIKFNNTDVDNFSISHQDITNGGKLILEMSDKPKH; encoded by the coding sequence ATGAAATTCGATAAAATTTATAAAATTGGACGCATAGGAATAGGAATCTGCCTTGTCTTTCAAGTGTCTTGTAAAGCCGTAAAAACAGCTTCTCTTCCAAATAACCAATTGGTGGATAAGGTGTACCCTTTGCTTGATACCGAAAATTCACGCTGGTTTTACTTTTCTTCCGCCAGCCGTCCATTTGGGATGGTAAATTTAAGTCCGGATACTCAAATCAATGGTGATTGGGGTTGTGGATATAAGTATAAAACCGATACGGTAAAAGGGTTTAGCCATGTTCATGAATGGCAGTTGTCTGGGGTTTCAGTAATGCCTGTTACTGTTTCCAAAGAAAATGAAAAAAGTATTTTTAAAGATTTTTATTCAAAATTCAGTCATGAAACAGAGAAAATAACTCCAGGTTATCATTTTCTTATTCTTGACAGATACCAAATAAAGGCCGAATTGACGAGCACCAAAAGAGTAGGTTTTCATAGATACACATTTCCTGTCAATGATCAAAAAGCAATTCTGTTCAATCTGAATACTATTTTGGGGCCAACTGATAATACAAATGGTCTATTGGAAAAAAATAACGATTATGAACTTTCTGGGTCATTGGTTTTAAGCACTAATTTTAGACGTCCAAAACCATTGACCGTATTTTATAAAGTTAAATTTAATGCTCCAATCGCTTCGGTAGAGCGTGATTCAACTACCGGAAACTTTCTGGTTCATTTTGGTAAATCCGATAAAAAAATATTGATGAAGGTTGGCATTTCCTATACTTCGGTAGAAAATGCTTCTATCAATATTCAGGAAGAATTGCCTCATTGGGATTTTGATAAAGTAGTGAAAGAATCCAGAAACGAATGGAATAATTTGTTGGGCAGAATTAAAGTTGAAGGTGGAACAGAAACCGATCAAAGAAGATTTTATACCGATCTTTGGCACGCTTTGCAGGGGCGAAAAATGATTAGTGATGTAAATGGTGCTTATCCTGATAATACGGGAGAAAAATTCAGAATCGGGCAATTGCCGCTTGATGAGAAAGGCAAACCCAAATTTAACCAGTACAATTCGGATTCGTTTTGGGGAGCACAATGGACAATTAATACACTTTGGGGACTTGTTTACCCCGAAATCATGGACGAATTTGTTCATTCGTTGATGCAGTATTATAAAGATGGCGGAATGATTCCGCGTGGGCCATCGGGTGGGAATGATACGTATGTGATGACCGGAGCTTCGACTACACCTTTTTTGGTTACTGCCATTCAAAAAGGAATTGTAAAAGACGATTTGGAATCTATTTATGAGGCACTCAAAAAAAACCACATGCTCAATGGTATCATGGGAAAAGCAGGATATGAGCACAAAACAAATAGCGGGGGTGGCTTAAAATATTATCTGGAAAAAGGCTTTGTTCCCTATCCAAATCCGGATGGAAATTTTGGAAGTCATCAGGACGGAGCCGGACTTACGTTGGAATATGCTTATGAAGATTGGACTTTGGCACAATTGGCCAAAAAATTAAATCACCAGGAAGATTATAATTATTTCATGTCGAGATCCAGAAATTATCAAAATGTTTTTGATAAAACAGTTGGATGGATGCGTCCAAAAAATGTTGATGGAAAATGGCTTGAAAATTTTGATCCTTATCTGTATGAAAACGGATTTGTAGAATCCAACAGCGCACAAACTACATGGTTTGTACCACATGATATTGAAGGTTTGGCAGTGCTAATGGGTGGAAAAGAAAAAGCAACTGAAAAATTGAATACTCAATTTGAGACTGCAAGAAAATTAAAATTCACATCGGGTACTTCGCATGAAGCGGAATTGCATCCTGAGTTGAGCCGTATTCCGATAAATTTTGGAAATCAGCCTTCTATACAAACAACTTTTATTTTTAATAAGTTAGGAAGACCTGATTTAACACAGTATTGGACTCGAAATGTGGTAAAAGAAACCTTCAGCGGACTGAATCCGGAAACGGGTTATAATGGCGATGAAGACCAAGGTTTGATGGGAAGTCTTAACGTATTGCTTAAGATTGGTTTGTTTCAAATGAATGGCGGAACTGATGAAAATCCAGAGTACCAAATTGGAAGTCCATTATTCAATAAAGTGTCTATTGAATTGAATCCAAAGTATTATTCTGGCAGGAATTTTGTTATTGAATCGGCAAATAATAGTCCTTCTAATATCTATATAAATAAAATTAAATTCAATAATACAGATGTAGATAACTTTAGCATTTCCCATCAGGATATTACAAATGGAGGAAAATTGATTCTGGAAATGTCTGATAAGCCAAAGCATTAA
- a CDS encoding GH92 family glycosyl hydrolase, which produces MKIYTKAILFLGISSFFTINAQNPVHNYVDPMIGSEGVGRVFIGPSCPYGMVKPSPDCTVNSNSGWLPLPKEVTGFSQIHVSGTGGGPKYGNIQIMPFSGALDKLDQTSYRAEENVKLGYYETVFKENQIKTEITTAEKASFYRITYPKNASKELKIDPGFFLGESPEPEGREAQQFVGSQIEIVSDHEVRGYSRIRGGWNNGRAYTVYFWAVFDQPIAKYVTCKDGKFYANQSSQFDSGKKTAALFSFGKDGKQELNVKIGISFLSELKAKNNVEVEIPHWNFNTVLSALQNKWEPLLSRIKLSSDTSEEYKKMFYTGLYHTMLAPVDRTGENPLWTNDEPYYDDFYCIWDTFRSSSPLITLIDSKREVEIVNAMLNIYKRDGYMPEGRSGNDNGRTQGGSNAEVVVADAFVKNLKGIDYELALKAMLKDATVPPGGNEEKEGRGGLMEYLRLGYVPYNVPRAGNMTIDFSYNDYNIATVAKGLGYTDLYNQYMKQADSWQNLWRSDYENNGAKGFIMPKDAAGNWLDDIVFGESKIQKPTFKYTPVIIESPWYVCHWCVFFYEANSWEYSFSIPHDVPELVRKSGGNEAFQKRLDIFFDSKLYNVANEPSFLTPCLYHWIGKPYLSSDRIHEIIQNNFNATPNGLPGNDDSGAMSSWLAFHMMGLYPNAGQPYYLLNAPFIKETTVQLENGNNFKITAKNMNAKNKYIKAAFLNGKPYNKAWIMHDDIMKGGELVFEMDSKPSTWGTTILPPKK; this is translated from the coding sequence ATGAAAATATACACTAAGGCTATACTTTTTTTAGGGATATCGTCATTCTTTACAATTAATGCCCAAAACCCGGTTCATAATTATGTTGACCCCATGATTGGGTCAGAAGGTGTTGGTCGTGTTTTTATAGGCCCATCGTGTCCTTACGGAATGGTAAAACCAAGTCCGGATTGCACCGTAAACTCGAATAGCGGATGGTTGCCTTTACCAAAAGAAGTGACAGGATTTAGCCAGATTCATGTTAGCGGAACCGGTGGCGGTCCAAAATATGGTAATATTCAGATTATGCCTTTTTCTGGCGCTTTGGATAAGTTGGATCAAACTTCTTATAGAGCAGAGGAAAATGTGAAATTGGGTTATTATGAAACGGTTTTTAAAGAAAATCAAATAAAAACTGAAATAACAACCGCCGAAAAAGCTTCTTTTTATCGCATTACTTACCCAAAAAATGCTTCCAAAGAACTAAAGATTGATCCCGGTTTTTTCTTGGGCGAATCTCCAGAACCGGAAGGAAGGGAAGCGCAGCAATTTGTAGGATCCCAAATAGAGATTGTTTCAGATCACGAAGTTCGAGGCTATAGCCGAATAAGAGGCGGGTGGAATAATGGCCGTGCTTACACCGTTTATTTCTGGGCTGTTTTTGACCAGCCAATCGCAAAATACGTTACCTGCAAAGACGGAAAATTTTATGCCAATCAATCTTCCCAATTTGATTCAGGGAAAAAAACAGCGGCTTTGTTTTCTTTTGGAAAAGATGGAAAACAGGAGCTGAACGTAAAAATCGGAATTTCTTTTTTAAGTGAATTAAAAGCAAAAAATAACGTCGAGGTCGAAATCCCGCATTGGAATTTTAATACGGTTTTATCGGCTTTGCAAAATAAATGGGAGCCATTACTAAGCCGTATAAAACTCTCATCAGATACTTCTGAAGAGTATAAGAAAATGTTTTATACCGGTTTGTATCACACCATGTTAGCGCCTGTGGACAGAACAGGGGAGAACCCGTTATGGACAAATGATGAGCCGTATTACGATGATTTTTATTGTATTTGGGATACTTTCAGGAGTTCCAGTCCGCTTATAACATTGATAGATTCCAAGCGTGAAGTCGAAATTGTCAACGCAATGTTGAACATTTACAAAAGAGACGGTTATATGCCCGAAGGCCGAAGCGGAAATGATAACGGCCGTACGCAAGGCGGTTCGAATGCAGAAGTGGTCGTAGCCGATGCATTTGTCAAAAACCTAAAAGGAATTGATTACGAATTGGCATTGAAAGCCATGCTGAAAGACGCTACAGTTCCTCCCGGCGGAAACGAAGAGAAAGAAGGAAGAGGTGGATTGATGGAATATCTGCGTTTGGGTTATGTGCCTTATAATGTTCCCCGTGCCGGAAACATGACGATCGATTTTTCATATAATGATTATAATATTGCCACCGTGGCCAAAGGATTAGGCTACACTGATTTATACAATCAATACATGAAACAGGCCGACAGTTGGCAGAATTTATGGCGTTCTGATTATGAAAATAACGGGGCCAAAGGATTTATTATGCCAAAAGACGCAGCAGGAAATTGGTTGGATGATATTGTTTTTGGAGAATCAAAAATTCAAAAACCAACATTCAAGTATACTCCGGTTATTATTGAATCTCCTTGGTATGTTTGCCACTGGTGCGTATTTTTCTACGAAGCAAATTCTTGGGAGTATTCGTTTAGTATTCCGCATGATGTTCCAGAGCTTGTTCGCAAGTCTGGAGGTAATGAGGCTTTCCAAAAAAGATTGGATATTTTCTTTGATTCAAAATTGTATAATGTAGCTAACGAACCGTCATTTTTGACACCTTGCTTGTACCATTGGATTGGAAAACCGTATTTGAGCAGTGACAGAATTCACGAAATTATTCAGAACAATTTTAATGCGACTCCTAACGGTTTACCCGGAAATGATGATTCGGGAGCGATGTCTTCCTGGCTCGCTTTTCACATGATGGGTTTGTATCCTAATGCGGGTCAGCCTTATTATTTATTGAATGCACCTTTCATTAAGGAAACTACTGTTCAGTTAGAAAATGGAAACAATTTTAAGATAACTGCCAAGAATATGAATGCTAAAAATAAATATATAAAAGCAGCTTTCTTAAACGGGAAACCGTACAACAAAGCGTGGATTATGCATGATGATATTATGAAGGGAGGCGAATTGGTTTTTGAAATGGATTCAAAACCTTCGACTTGGGGAACGACTATTTTACCACCAAAAAAATAA
- a CDS encoding DUF4861 family protein, with protein MKLSFITALLFCFAGFAQNNTDTSLYMKAEKITYLTDIGSESGDLYQTIGHHGPAVENEWMALRIYFSDKVAIDVYSKAKPGLELKAAHWYPTPEQQKQGWGADYYKVANTVGLGGVKLWDGEKVVPLNPVTNRLAHVGKTANTSYMEMISRGVPYKGKKVDILVRVTVFSGKREAKVEAVSLTGEKVQFATGVNYFKDFETKKGANYIAVWGKHPEDVAAEVVGIGAAIMYNPKDYVKNTDDGTQYLLISKPTTTLETKIISSSAREQELNTLDKLEAYIKK; from the coding sequence ATGAAATTATCATTTATTACCGCTTTGCTGTTTTGTTTTGCCGGTTTCGCACAAAATAATACAGACACAAGTTTGTACATGAAAGCTGAAAAAATAACATACCTGACTGATATTGGTTCAGAGTCTGGAGATTTATATCAGACAATCGGACACCATGGACCAGCAGTCGAAAACGAGTGGATGGCATTGAGAATTTATTTTAGTGATAAAGTGGCCATCGATGTTTATTCTAAAGCAAAACCGGGATTGGAGTTGAAAGCAGCCCATTGGTACCCAACTCCAGAACAACAAAAACAAGGTTGGGGAGCTGATTATTATAAAGTTGCTAATACAGTAGGTTTAGGAGGGGTAAAACTTTGGGATGGAGAAAAAGTGGTTCCACTGAATCCAGTGACCAATCGTTTGGCTCACGTGGGAAAAACGGCCAATACCTCTTACATGGAAATGATTTCGAGAGGAGTTCCATACAAAGGAAAAAAAGTAGATATTTTGGTTCGTGTAACCGTGTTTTCTGGTAAAAGAGAAGCCAAAGTTGAAGCAGTTAGCTTAACTGGAGAAAAAGTACAATTTGCTACCGGAGTAAATTATTTCAAAGATTTCGAAACCAAAAAAGGAGCTAATTACATTGCTGTATGGGGAAAACACCCAGAAGACGTAGCTGCTGAGGTTGTAGGAATTGGTGCAGCGATAATGTACAATCCAAAAGACTATGTGAAAAACACAGACGATGGAACGCAGTATTTGCTAATCTCGAAACCAACAACAACATTAGAGACAAAAATCATTTCTTCCAGTGCCAGAGAACAAGAATTAAATACTCTTGATAAATTGGAAGCTTACATAAAAAAATAG
- a CDS encoding metallophosphoesterase family protein, producing the protein MLRISGLLLLLFSLFACKSAQPERKPSLQIAFIADVHLQDIFAKFQDNDYQGIKNPVTGEYANIRTMSSQLHSTRIFNENYFAFLEALNDVAKRGIKQVVLPGDFSDDGQPVHIRGLKKILDTYSQKYGISFFVTTGNHDAPKPFAQEAAKTDFLGKEGKEQIISSSKGILKTQNNQLPPIITSDIKNGGYKETLLEMADFGFYPKKEYLYWETPFSNYGYDDYNFEKALAASILEKRIYPVKNTNLFLPDASYLVEPIKGIWLLAIDANAYVPNQKLSGLQGNPNDFSGASIGYNNVLIYKKYLIDWVRRVSAEAKQKGKILIAFSHYPMVEFNDNASVEMKRFFGADKMQIPRVPNEEVAQLFADAGIQIHFGGHMHINDTGVRTTARGNTLFNIQTPSLAAYMPAYKILTIHSNSDVEVETVVVRSVPKFNSLFPFYKEEYAHLQEIKSPNVWNKEILNAKDYEDFTRWHLKELVRLRFLPEDFPADFLASIEHLSGKNLLEINKKPSEIEKQLLANELTIRDFESWSGLDMIFDFYRLKNADELAKPEIGANRLKQYQMVCEQLKKANDKKLVLWSEIMLKTMNSQPSNHFKINLKTNKIDRINP; encoded by the coding sequence ATGTTAAGAATATCGGGTTTGCTATTGCTTTTGTTTTCTTTGTTTGCCTGTAAATCAGCACAACCAGAAAGAAAACCTTCACTTCAAATTGCTTTTATAGCCGATGTTCATTTGCAGGATATTTTTGCAAAATTTCAGGACAATGATTACCAGGGAATCAAAAATCCTGTAACGGGTGAATATGCCAATATCAGAACCATGAGTTCGCAATTGCATTCTACCCGAATCTTCAATGAAAATTATTTTGCTTTTCTGGAGGCTTTAAATGATGTCGCCAAAAGAGGCATCAAACAAGTTGTGCTTCCCGGCGATTTTAGTGATGACGGACAACCTGTCCATATTCGGGGATTAAAAAAAATACTCGATACCTATTCCCAAAAGTATGGCATTTCCTTTTTTGTAACCACAGGAAATCATGATGCACCGAAACCTTTTGCGCAGGAAGCCGCCAAAACTGATTTTTTGGGAAAAGAAGGTAAAGAACAAATTATCAGCAGTTCCAAAGGCATCTTAAAAACTCAGAACAATCAATTGCCTCCTATTATTACTTCGGATATAAAAAACGGGGGATACAAAGAGACTTTGCTTGAAATGGCTGACTTTGGATTTTATCCAAAAAAAGAATATCTCTATTGGGAAACTCCTTTTTCAAATTATGGCTATGACGACTATAATTTTGAAAAAGCTTTGGCAGCATCTATTTTAGAAAAACGAATTTACCCGGTTAAAAACACCAATTTATTCCTTCCAGATGCCAGTTATTTGGTTGAGCCAATAAAAGGGATTTGGCTTTTGGCAATAGATGCGAATGCCTATGTTCCAAATCAAAAGTTGTCCGGTTTACAGGGAAATCCGAATGATTTTTCGGGAGCCAGTATAGGCTACAATAATGTGCTTATTTATAAAAAATATTTAATTGATTGGGTCAGAAGAGTTTCGGCGGAAGCCAAACAAAAAGGGAAAATCCTGATAGCTTTCAGTCATTATCCCATGGTTGAATTTAATGACAACGCATCGGTTGAAATGAAACGTTTTTTTGGTGCCGATAAAATGCAAATCCCAAGAGTTCCCAATGAAGAAGTAGCGCAACTATTTGCGGATGCGGGAATTCAAATTCATTTTGGAGGACACATGCATATCAACGACACGGGAGTGCGTACGACTGCAAGAGGGAACACTTTGTTTAATATCCAAACGCCTTCTTTGGCGGCTTATATGCCAGCGTACAAAATTCTTACCATTCATTCCAATTCTGACGTTGAGGTCGAAACGGTTGTGGTTCGTTCGGTTCCAAAGTTTAATAGCCTGTTTCCTTTTTATAAGGAAGAATACGCTCATTTACAAGAAATAAAAAGCCCCAATGTTTGGAATAAAGAGATTTTGAATGCCAAGGATTATGAAGATTTTACCCGATGGCATTTGAAAGAATTGGTTCGGCTTCGTTTTTTGCCCGAAGATTTTCCGGCTGATTTTTTAGCTTCCATAGAACATCTTTCCGGAAAGAATTTGTTGGAAATAAATAAAAAGCCTTCAGAAATCGAAAAGCAATTATTGGCGAATGAATTAACAATCCGTGATTTTGAATCGTGGAGTGGTTTGGATATGATTTTTGATTTTTACCGATTAAAAAATGCCGATGAATTGGCCAAGCCGGAGATAGGTGCCAATAGATTAAAACAATATCAGATGGTTTGCGAACAATTGAAAAAAGCGAATGATAAAAAGTTGGTTTTATGGTCAGAAATAATGCTGAAAACCATGAATAGCCAACCCTCAAATCATTTTAAAATCAATTTAAAAACAAATAAAATTGACCGAATTAACCCCTGA